The Agromyces marinus genome window below encodes:
- a CDS encoding ABC transporter ATP-binding protein has protein sequence MARIARERSLTAQLRVMLDMAGADPKRWVFGTIGASLVLAALDTLGVAAMVPLTQLFSGETDNWFTQSISDALGTTEISSIIPVMAGIITIVFIVKSIGAILFRWWLLGRTTKISALSAAELARRYALAPYADHRSRRISEIYRNINDATGQAAAVLLNVVSLVSDIVVLLGIVVVLLLTSVTVTIFAVVLFGVLVFGVQMLLRRRQYRLGEEVAAAGLEAWQFLLPGLDGFREARLTSSANAFIDGFRAARLRRARAARVMGILSDAPRYLLEIGFVVAILGISIILFTTGTPAEALTVLGVFAAASLRALPGLNRIGAGLATIRTGRAGLDIISKAVDELAAGGVHDERPRSTERFSGDIVLRDLGFHYPDTDEHVLQGISLELRENRTTAFVGSSGAGKSTLLDIVLGLLQPTEGEVLVGGRSIAADPASWYAELGVVPQDVFLLNSTLTTNIAFGVPAEDIELDRVHEVIRMAQLEALVADLPEGLETVVGERGVRLSGGQRQRIGLARALYRRPRVLVLDEATSALDNVTEHEIAQTLGALQGSLTILIVAHRLSTVRHADTLVFLKGGRVDAEGTFDDVRATNADFARLVELGELD, from the coding sequence ATGGCACGAATCGCGCGCGAGCGGAGCCTCACGGCGCAGCTGCGCGTGATGCTCGACATGGCCGGCGCCGACCCGAAGCGTTGGGTGTTCGGCACGATCGGCGCCTCGCTGGTCCTCGCTGCGCTCGACACGCTCGGCGTCGCCGCGATGGTGCCGCTCACCCAGCTCTTCTCCGGCGAAACCGACAACTGGTTCACCCAGTCGATCTCCGATGCGCTCGGAACGACCGAGATCTCCTCGATCATCCCGGTCATGGCGGGGATCATCACCATCGTGTTCATCGTGAAGAGCATCGGTGCGATCCTCTTCCGCTGGTGGCTGCTCGGCAGGACCACGAAGATCTCCGCGCTCTCCGCCGCCGAGCTCGCGCGACGCTACGCGCTCGCACCGTACGCCGATCACCGTTCGCGACGGATCAGCGAGATCTACCGCAACATCAACGACGCCACCGGCCAGGCGGCGGCCGTGCTGCTCAACGTCGTCAGTCTCGTCTCCGACATCGTCGTGCTCCTCGGCATCGTGGTCGTGCTCCTGTTGACCTCGGTCACGGTCACGATCTTCGCCGTCGTGCTCTTCGGCGTGCTCGTGTTCGGCGTCCAGATGCTGCTCCGGCGACGCCAATACCGCCTCGGTGAAGAGGTTGCCGCTGCCGGCCTGGAGGCGTGGCAGTTCCTCCTCCCGGGGCTCGACGGCTTCCGCGAAGCGCGCCTGACCTCGAGCGCCAACGCCTTCATCGACGGCTTCCGCGCCGCGCGGCTGCGCCGCGCGAGGGCGGCGCGGGTCATGGGGATCCTCTCCGATGCGCCCAGGTACCTCCTCGAGATCGGGTTCGTCGTCGCGATCCTCGGCATCTCGATCATCCTCTTCACCACAGGCACGCCCGCCGAGGCGCTGACCGTGCTCGGCGTGTTCGCCGCGGCATCCCTTCGCGCGCTCCCGGGCCTCAACCGGATCGGAGCCGGCCTCGCGACCATCCGCACCGGGCGCGCGGGCCTCGACATCATCTCCAAGGCCGTCGACGAGCTCGCGGCCGGCGGGGTGCACGACGAGCGTCCGCGGAGCACCGAACGGTTCTCCGGCGACATCGTGCTGCGCGACCTCGGCTTCCACTACCCCGACACCGACGAGCACGTCTTGCAGGGGATCTCGTTGGAGCTCCGCGAGAATCGCACGACGGCATTCGTCGGCTCGAGCGGCGCGGGCAAGAGCACCCTGCTCGACATCGTGCTCGGCCTCCTCCAGCCGACCGAGGGAGAGGTGCTGGTCGGCGGCCGCTCGATCGCCGCCGACCCCGCGAGCTGGTACGCCGAGCTCGGCGTCGTGCCGCAGGACGTGTTCCTCCTGAACTCCACCCTGACGACGAACATCGCGTTCGGGGTCCCCGCTGAGGACATCGAGCTCGACCGGGTGCACGAGGTCATCCGGATGGCGCAGCTCGAGGCGCTCGTCGCCGACCTTCCGGAGGGACTCGAGACGGTGGTGGGCGAGCGCGGTGTGCGCCTGTCCGGCGGCCAACGTCAACGCATAGGCCTCGCGCGCGCGCTCTACCGTCGTCCGCGCGTCCTGGTGCTCGACGAGGCGACCTCGGCGCTCGACAACGTCACCGAGCACGAGATCGCCCAGACGCTCGGTGCGCTGCAGGGCTCGCTGACGATCCTCATCGTCGCGCACCGGCTCTCGACCGTGCGGCATGCCGACACCCTGGTGTTCCTCAAGGGCGGACGCGTCGACGCGGAGGGAACGTTCGACGACGTCCGCGCGACGAACGCCGACTTCGCACGCCTCGTGGAGCTCGGCGAACTCGACTGA
- a CDS encoding glycosyltransferase, whose protein sequence is MTDLVLAHDYLVQVGGAERVVAEWITGFDAHRVVTLAYRPESTFAAFAGMDVRASIPSALSGQVERMLPALPAIAARTTVAGGDVALASSSGWAHRFRYEMPHVVYVHSPARWLYAADDYRLRLSAARRAGLAASTPILRRGDREAMARATAIVANSEVTRERIRAAYDLDSTVVHPPVEPVATDAAAPARDLPAEFAVVVARDRGYKNVPLAVDAARDAGLAIVVVGAGSDAVDAPESGVHGLGRVTDAELCWVYRHAAVVLGAGREDFGLTVLEAALEGTPAATIAAGGYLETVRPGVSGAHAVSATVGDLADAIRAARGLDPDRVREWGDRFRRDAHIARLTSVIAAVLERT, encoded by the coding sequence GTGACCGATCTCGTCCTCGCGCACGACTACCTCGTGCAGGTCGGCGGCGCCGAGCGCGTCGTCGCCGAGTGGATCACGGGGTTCGACGCCCACCGGGTCGTGACGCTCGCGTACCGCCCGGAGTCGACGTTCGCCGCGTTCGCGGGCATGGACGTCCGTGCCTCGATTCCCAGCGCCCTGTCCGGTCAGGTCGAGCGGATGCTGCCGGCCCTGCCGGCGATCGCCGCACGCACGACGGTCGCGGGCGGCGACGTCGCGCTTGCGTCGTCGAGCGGCTGGGCGCACCGCTTCCGCTACGAGATGCCGCACGTCGTCTACGTGCACAGCCCGGCCCGCTGGCTCTACGCGGCCGACGACTACCGCCTTCGACTCAGTGCCGCACGTCGTGCCGGGCTCGCCGCGAGCACCCCGATCCTGCGTCGCGGCGACCGCGAGGCGATGGCCCGCGCGACCGCGATCGTCGCGAACTCCGAGGTGACGCGCGAGCGCATCCGGGCCGCCTACGACCTCGACTCGACCGTCGTGCACCCGCCGGTCGAGCCGGTGGCGACGGATGCCGCGGCGCCGGCGCGCGACCTGCCCGCCGAGTTCGCCGTGGTGGTCGCGCGCGACCGCGGATACAAGAACGTGCCGCTCGCCGTCGATGCCGCCCGCGACGCGGGGCTCGCGATCGTCGTCGTCGGCGCCGGGTCCGACGCCGTCGACGCCCCGGAGTCGGGCGTGCACGGGCTCGGTCGGGTGACCGATGCCGAGCTCTGCTGGGTCTACAGGCACGCAGCCGTGGTGCTCGGCGCCGGTCGCGAGGACTTCGGCCTCACGGTGCTCGAAGCCGCCCTCGAGGGCACGCCGGCCGCGACCATCGCTGCGGGCGGATACCTCGAGACCGTGCGTCCCGGCGTGAGCGGCGCGCACGCGGTATCCGCCACCGTCGGCGACCTCGCCGACGCGATCCGCGCCGCGCGCGGGCTCGATCCCGATCGGGTTCGGGAGTGGGGCGATCGGTTCCGGCGCGATGCGCACATCGCGCGGCTCACCTCCGTCATCGCGGCGGTGCTCGAGCGCACCTGA
- the dcd gene encoding dCTP deaminase produces MLLSDRDIRAELDRERIRLDPYDPAMIQPSSIDVRLDRYFRLFDNHKYPFIDPAEDQPELTHLIDVRPDEAFILHPGEFVLASTFEAVTLPDDVAARLEGKSSLGRLGLLTHSTAGFIDPGFTGHVTLELSNVATLPIKLWPGMKIGQLCFFRLSSPSERPYGSPAYASRYQGQRGPTASRSFQNFSRADVGVTDAGAVGS; encoded by the coding sequence ATGCTGCTCTCGGATCGCGACATCAGGGCCGAACTCGATCGTGAGCGCATCCGGCTCGACCCGTACGACCCCGCGATGATCCAGCCGTCGTCGATCGACGTGCGCCTCGACCGGTACTTCCGGCTGTTCGACAACCACAAGTACCCCTTCATCGATCCGGCCGAAGACCAGCCCGAGCTCACGCACCTGATCGACGTGCGCCCTGACGAGGCGTTCATCCTCCACCCCGGCGAATTCGTGCTCGCGTCGACGTTCGAGGCGGTGACGCTGCCCGACGACGTCGCGGCCCGGCTCGAGGGCAAGAGTTCACTGGGCCGCCTCGGCCTGCTCACGCACTCGACGGCAGGGTTCATCGATCCCGGCTTCACCGGCCACGTCACGCTCGAGTTGAGCAACGTCGCGACGCTGCCCATCAAGCTCTGGCCGGGCATGAAGATCGGTCAGCTCTGCTTCTTCCGCCTGTCGTCGCCGAGCGAACGGCCGTACGGGTCGCCGGCCTACGCGAGCAGGTACCAGGGGCAGCGCGGCCCGACCGCGTCGCGGTCGTTCCAGAACTTCAGCCGAGCGGATGTCGGCGTGACCGACGCCGGTGCCGTCGGGAGCTAG
- a CDS encoding polysaccharide pyruvyl transferase family protein: MSRRVLIKTLPLHTNYGGIIQAYALQRAIRDLGHRAFVDTDDPVPLRRRALHRVWAVRRAVRMLLPARVDWGWRAPREVLAPQQRFVRRHLSTPSAVKRADTARGRARLARRFDTFVVGSDQVWRAAYAEIPEEFLEVIEEFHGDRPRRISYAASFGRDDIDEYSEAERARATELIRRFDAISVREESGIRICAEEFGVRAERHLDPTMLLTPDHYRGLIARSRTTTAPATAPAAGRTLIYRLDATDDMLRAERAIAERVGAPPMELLPTQAPRSYAEYAADRARFDRPSVEHWLASIASADFVVTDSYHGCVFSILFNRPFVVHANARRGAARFESLLGVFGLEHHRADASAAGIDERVFAPDWDRVNRVLDAERERARAYLVANL, encoded by the coding sequence GTGTCTCGAAGGGTACTGATCAAGACGTTGCCCCTCCACACCAACTACGGCGGCATCATCCAGGCGTACGCCCTGCAGCGCGCCATCCGAGACCTCGGTCATCGTGCGTTCGTCGACACCGATGACCCCGTTCCCCTTCGGCGGCGGGCACTGCATCGCGTCTGGGCGGTGCGACGGGCGGTGCGGATGCTGCTTCCCGCGCGCGTCGACTGGGGCTGGCGAGCACCGCGCGAGGTGCTGGCACCGCAGCAGCGTTTCGTCAGGCGACACCTCTCGACACCGTCGGCGGTGAAGCGAGCCGACACGGCGCGCGGGCGCGCCCGGCTCGCGCGCCGGTTCGACACGTTCGTCGTCGGCAGCGACCAGGTGTGGCGCGCGGCCTACGCGGAGATCCCCGAGGAGTTCCTCGAGGTCATCGAGGAGTTCCACGGCGACCGGCCGCGCCGGATCTCCTACGCCGCGTCGTTCGGGCGCGACGACATCGACGAGTACAGCGAGGCCGAGCGTGCGCGAGCGACCGAGTTGATCCGCCGGTTCGACGCGATCTCGGTGCGCGAGGAGTCCGGCATCCGCATCTGCGCCGAGGAGTTCGGCGTGCGAGCCGAACGCCACCTCGACCCGACCATGCTCCTCACGCCCGATCACTACCGGGGGCTCATCGCGCGATCCCGGACGACCACGGCGCCGGCCACGGCGCCGGCTGCCGGCCGAACCCTGATCTACCGGCTCGACGCGACCGACGACATGCTCCGCGCGGAGCGGGCGATCGCCGAGCGGGTCGGGGCGCCCCCGATGGAGCTCCTGCCGACGCAGGCCCCGCGTTCCTACGCCGAGTACGCCGCCGACCGCGCCCGATTCGACCGGCCCTCGGTCGAGCACTGGCTGGCGAGCATCGCCTCAGCCGACTTCGTCGTGACCGATTCGTACCACGGCTGCGTCTTCTCGATCCTGTTCAACCGGCCGTTCGTCGTGCACGCGAACGCCAGGCGCGGAGCGGCGCGGTTCGAGTCGCTGCTCGGCGTGTTCGGCCTCGAGCACCATCGTGCCGACGCATCCGCCGCCGGCATCGACGAGCGCGTGTTCGCGCCCGACTGGGACCGGGTCAACCGCGTGCTCGACGCCGAGCGCGAGCGGGCGAGGGCCTACCTCGTCGCGAACCTCTGA
- a CDS encoding Coenzyme F420 hydrogenase/dehydrogenase, beta subunit C-terminal domain, whose amino-acid sequence MTHGIERVVERGMCIGCGACSVRTSGAIPVTIGRHGVYEARLDGVDEAAVRTASRVCPFSDDAKNEDVLARERFPDLPKDDRLGAHLEIVAGRRTSEQEIVGSSSGGLTSLLLEELLRAGLVDGVLHVGRSPGDPRFSYTVSTAPEEIEQNRKSMYSATTLADVVAGIRGDGRTYAVVGVPCFIKALRLLSDELPDLGAQFGVYVGLVCGHLKSTFFAESLAWQAGVPPTELDRIDFRVKNTDRYAWDYDYDAVNADGTHHLRRSADTIDGGWGFGAFQPEACNFCDDVFAEGADVAFADAWLGRYAADWRGTNAVVIRDERVRHLLRSAAERGDVELEPLSVEDAARSQAGGFRHRRAGLSLRLADDLAAGLSVPVKRVEPDRSAVSRRRAAVLRQRRRISRLSLVTFADAREAGDYERYAGPMRRAIRRYRMLDAWSQGAKALARHVARPVVHRARRMLRR is encoded by the coding sequence ATGACGCACGGCATCGAACGGGTCGTCGAACGAGGCATGTGCATCGGGTGCGGCGCCTGCTCGGTCCGGACGTCGGGCGCGATCCCGGTCACCATCGGGCGCCACGGCGTCTACGAGGCCCGGCTCGACGGGGTCGACGAGGCAGCGGTGCGCACCGCCAGCCGCGTGTGCCCCTTCTCGGACGACGCGAAGAACGAGGACGTCCTCGCCCGCGAGCGATTCCCCGACCTGCCGAAGGACGACCGCCTCGGTGCCCACCTCGAGATCGTCGCCGGGCGCCGCACCTCGGAGCAGGAGATCGTCGGCAGCAGCTCGGGCGGCCTGACCTCGCTGCTGCTCGAGGAGCTGCTGCGCGCCGGGCTCGTCGACGGCGTGCTGCACGTCGGGCGTTCCCCCGGCGATCCACGGTTCTCGTACACCGTGTCGACCGCGCCCGAGGAGATCGAGCAGAACCGGAAGTCCATGTACTCGGCGACGACGCTCGCCGACGTCGTCGCCGGCATCCGTGGCGACGGCCGGACCTACGCGGTGGTCGGCGTGCCGTGCTTCATCAAGGCGCTCCGCCTGCTCTCGGACGAGCTCCCCGACCTCGGCGCGCAGTTCGGGGTGTATGTCGGCCTCGTCTGCGGCCACCTCAAGTCGACGTTCTTCGCCGAATCGCTCGCGTGGCAGGCCGGCGTGCCGCCGACCGAGCTCGATCGGATCGACTTCCGGGTCAAGAACACGGATCGCTACGCCTGGGACTACGACTACGACGCCGTGAACGCCGACGGCACGCACCACCTGCGGCGATCGGCCGACACGATCGACGGCGGGTGGGGCTTCGGCGCGTTCCAGCCCGAGGCCTGCAACTTCTGCGACGACGTCTTCGCCGAGGGGGCGGATGTCGCCTTCGCCGACGCATGGCTGGGCCGGTACGCCGCCGACTGGCGGGGCACCAACGCGGTGGTCATCCGCGACGAGCGCGTGCGGCACCTGCTGCGGTCGGCCGCGGAGCGCGGCGACGTGGAGCTCGAACCATTGTCCGTCGAGGATGCCGCACGGTCGCAGGCCGGCGGCTTCCGGCATCGCCGCGCCGGCCTCTCGCTGCGGCTCGCCGACGACCTCGCCGCCGGGCTCAGCGTGCCCGTGAAGCGCGTCGAGCCCGACCGCTCCGCGGTCTCGAGGAGGCGCGCCGCCGTGCTTCGGCAGCGGCGCCGCATCTCGCGACTCTCGCTCGTGACGTTCGCGGACGCGCGCGAGGCGGGAGACTACGAGCGCTACGCGGGGCCGATGCGGCGAGCCATCCGTCGGTATCGGATGCTCGACGCGTGGTCGCAGGGAGCGAAGGCGCTGGCTCGCCACGTCGCGCGGCCGGTCGTGCACCGGGCGCGACGGATGCTTCGGCGGTAG
- a CDS encoding class II histone deacetylase: MTRNTGYVWHERYAWHDTGTFAGIVPPGPMVQPFHNFESPESKARFNSLVEVSGLIERLTPLRPRPATEEDVLRVHTARHLEHIRSQSEQSVGDAGDGWSPFGRGGYGIALLAAGGTISATDAVLTGRVDNAYALVRPPGHHAERDLGMGYCLFANIPIAVEWARAHHGVERIAVVDYDVHHGNGTQRIYEDDQNVLAVSLHQDSLFPQDTGRVEEIGRGEAAGTTINLPLPAGSGNGAYLAAFERVVEPALRGFRPELIMVASGFDAAAVDPLGGMTVTASAYRAMATTLVELADELSGGRIVFSHEGGYSAVYVPYCGLAVLEAMSGHETGVPDPYAFSFENSPAHPLKSWQDEVISHAEVLARQLGLVV, encoded by the coding sequence ATGACCCGCAACACCGGCTACGTCTGGCACGAGCGCTACGCCTGGCACGACACGGGCACCTTCGCCGGGATCGTGCCGCCCGGGCCTATGGTCCAGCCGTTCCACAACTTCGAGTCACCGGAGTCGAAGGCACGCTTCAACAGCCTCGTCGAGGTCAGCGGACTCATCGAACGCCTCACACCGCTGCGTCCGCGACCGGCGACAGAGGAGGACGTGCTGCGCGTGCACACCGCGCGCCACCTCGAGCACATCCGAAGCCAGAGCGAGCAGAGCGTCGGCGACGCCGGAGACGGGTGGTCGCCCTTCGGCCGGGGCGGGTACGGCATCGCGCTCCTCGCCGCGGGCGGGACGATCAGCGCCACCGACGCGGTGCTCACGGGCCGTGTCGACAACGCCTACGCGCTCGTTCGGCCGCCCGGCCACCACGCCGAACGCGACCTCGGGATGGGCTACTGCCTCTTCGCCAACATCCCGATCGCCGTCGAATGGGCCCGGGCCCACCACGGGGTCGAGCGGATCGCAGTCGTCGACTACGACGTGCACCACGGCAACGGCACCCAGCGCATCTACGAGGACGACCAGAACGTCCTGGCCGTCTCGCTGCACCAGGACTCGCTCTTCCCGCAGGACACCGGGCGCGTCGAGGAGATCGGCCGGGGCGAAGCCGCCGGCACGACGATCAACCTCCCGCTGCCGGCGGGCAGCGGCAACGGCGCGTACCTCGCCGCGTTCGAGCGGGTCGTGGAGCCGGCGCTGCGCGGGTTCCGTCCGGAGCTGATCATGGTCGCGAGCGGCTTCGACGCCGCCGCCGTCGACCCGCTCGGCGGCATGACGGTCACCGCGAGCGCGTACCGGGCCATGGCGACGACCCTCGTCGAACTGGCCGACGAACTTAGCGGCGGCCGCATCGTGTTCTCGCACGAAGGCGGCTACTCCGCCGTCTACGTGCCGTACTGCGGCCTCGCCGTACTCGAGGCAATGAGCGGTCACGAGACCGGTGTGCCCGACCCCTACGCATTCTCGTTCGAGAACTCGCCGGCGCACCCGCTGAAGTCGTGGCAGGACGAGGTCATTTCGCACGCCGAGGTGCTCGCCCGGCAGCTCGGTCTGGTCGTCTGA
- a CDS encoding ABC transporter permease, translating to MRPTSSITLFVAKNGIFAALLLLIALFALLNPNFFSFGNAQNILLQSAELGIIVIPLAFLVMSGSLDLSVGSVASAAAVTAALTMAATNSTLLGLAVALALGAFAGAVNGFLIAYLRLNPIVVTLGFLSIWGGFAQLVTGGKTVQRSSLPEDFRAIGTFTIGPVPIQIVLLILAVALGWYFLRRNRLGKEVLAIGGNERAAHLMGINVSRRRFGLFVASGIAAAIAGVMLTAKVQSASPVIGSGMELQALTVVLLGGVAFEGGMGRISGVVAGLLFFKVLSNGLVFLQVSPFVQTILVGATLVVAVALDSSIQRTLKRAWGQLGRKAAAAAASDGGGGDRGGGGSGHDDGDRTNTDLAATRPGGHA from the coding sequence ATGAGGCCCACCAGCTCCATCACGCTCTTCGTCGCGAAGAACGGCATCTTCGCGGCACTGCTGCTGCTGATCGCGCTCTTCGCCCTGTTGAACCCGAACTTCTTCAGCTTCGGCAACGCGCAGAACATCCTCCTGCAGTCCGCCGAGCTCGGGATCATCGTCATCCCGCTCGCGTTCCTGGTCATGTCGGGATCCCTCGACCTCTCGGTCGGCTCCGTGGCATCCGCTGCCGCCGTGACCGCTGCCCTCACCATGGCGGCCACGAATAGCACGCTGCTCGGCCTCGCTGTCGCCCTCGCTCTCGGCGCGTTCGCCGGTGCCGTAAATGGGTTCCTCATCGCCTACCTGCGGTTGAACCCGATCGTCGTGACACTCGGTTTCCTCAGCATCTGGGGCGGATTCGCTCAGTTGGTCACCGGCGGCAAGACCGTGCAGCGATCGAGTCTCCCCGAGGATTTCCGGGCCATCGGCACGTTCACCATCGGACCGGTGCCGATCCAGATCGTGCTGCTCATCCTGGCCGTCGCGCTTGGCTGGTACTTCCTCCGCCGCAACCGGCTCGGCAAGGAGGTGCTCGCCATCGGCGGCAACGAGCGTGCCGCGCACCTGATGGGGATCAACGTCAGCCGACGCCGATTCGGGCTGTTCGTGGCATCCGGGATCGCGGCGGCCATCGCCGGGGTCATGCTGACCGCCAAGGTGCAGTCGGCCAGCCCGGTCATCGGCTCAGGCATGGAACTGCAGGCGCTGACGGTGGTGCTGTTGGGCGGCGTCGCATTCGAGGGCGGCATGGGCCGCATCTCGGGTGTCGTCGCCGGCCTCCTCTTCTTCAAGGTGCTGAGCAACGGGCTCGTGTTCCTGCAGGTCTCTCCGTTCGTGCAGACCATCCTCGTCGGCGCCACTCTGGTCGTCGCCGTGGCGCTCGACAGCTCGATCCAGCGCACGCTGAAGCGCGCGTGGGGGCAGCTCGGGCGGAAGGCCGCGGCGGCGGCCGCCTCGGACGGCGGTGGCGGGGACCGCGGCGGGGGCGGCAGCGGTCACGACGACGGCGACCGCACCAACACCGACCTCGCCGCCACCCGACCCGGAGGACACGCATGA
- a CDS encoding ATP-binding cassette domain-containing protein, which produces MTVDFGATRALADVSGSIGAGEIVGLLGHNGAGKSTLFNVLAGVVRATGGSFLLDGDEVPSGITPRQVAELGIAILHQEPALASNLSVVENLWLAQPAQRGSDRRALAERALQRVGADLDLDLPVASLSLGQRQLVGLARGLLGRDMRILLLDEPTAALGKHETDALHRLIRRFSADGVTVIYVSHRLPDILSVCERIMILSAGRLVADEPARAFTPQRLARTLAPEMVAAERTEGVAGEVALEVEYGAERLAFRRGEVVGLFGMAAGEQFRLIERLFGMHGRARYTLLGSEREVTGPLQAMRNGVHLVPADREREGLVSGLSAAENVFLPWYGSGRRGWWIDGRSGSASYDTARSALRIVGPAPTEPIDEFSGGNRQKHLLARWMFAERPEVLFLAQPTQGVDVGAKADIARAVRALARSGTAVIVASAESDEIAGLCDRAYVLVGDRATEIARTDAFDEHLLDTLLRLADDATSLHTEGIPS; this is translated from the coding sequence ATGACCGTCGACTTCGGGGCGACGCGCGCGCTCGCGGACGTGTCGGGGTCGATCGGAGCCGGCGAGATCGTGGGCCTGCTTGGGCACAACGGCGCCGGCAAGTCGACGCTCTTCAACGTGCTGGCTGGCGTGGTCCGCGCGACTGGCGGTTCGTTCCTGCTCGACGGCGACGAGGTGCCGAGCGGCATCACGCCGCGCCAGGTCGCCGAACTCGGCATCGCCATCCTGCACCAGGAACCGGCCCTCGCCTCGAACCTCAGCGTGGTCGAGAACCTATGGCTCGCCCAGCCCGCGCAGCGCGGCAGCGACCGCCGGGCCCTTGCCGAACGTGCCCTGCAGCGCGTCGGCGCCGACCTCGACCTCGACCTGCCGGTCGCGAGCCTCAGCCTCGGGCAGCGGCAACTCGTCGGGCTCGCGCGCGGCCTGCTCGGTCGCGACATGCGGATCCTGCTGCTCGACGAGCCGACCGCCGCGCTGGGCAAGCACGAGACCGACGCGCTGCACCGGCTCATCCGCCGCTTCTCGGCGGACGGCGTCACGGTGATCTACGTCTCGCACCGGCTGCCCGACATCCTCTCGGTATGCGAGCGCATCATGATCCTCTCCGCCGGGCGTCTCGTCGCCGACGAGCCGGCGCGGGCGTTCACCCCGCAACGGCTCGCACGGACCCTCGCGCCCGAGATGGTCGCCGCCGAGCGCACCGAGGGCGTCGCCGGTGAGGTGGCGCTCGAGGTGGAGTACGGCGCCGAGCGACTCGCGTTCCGTCGTGGCGAGGTCGTCGGCCTCTTCGGGATGGCCGCGGGCGAGCAGTTCCGGCTGATCGAGCGGCTCTTCGGCATGCACGGCAGGGCACGGTACACGCTGCTCGGCTCCGAACGCGAGGTCACCGGCCCCCTCCAGGCCATGCGGAACGGCGTGCACCTGGTGCCCGCCGACCGGGAGCGCGAGGGCCTCGTCTCCGGGCTGAGTGCCGCCGAGAACGTCTTCCTCCCCTGGTATGGCTCCGGCAGGCGGGGGTGGTGGATCGACGGACGCAGCGGGTCGGCGAGCTACGACACCGCCCGGTCTGCCCTACGGATCGTCGGCCCGGCGCCCACCGAGCCGATCGACGAGTTCTCCGGCGGCAACCGGCAGAAGCACCTGCTCGCCCGGTGGATGTTCGCCGAGCGCCCCGAGGTCCTGTTCCTCGCCCAGCCCACCCAGGGCGTCGACGTCGGCGCCAAGGCCGACATCGCCCGGGCCGTCCGGGCGCTCGCCCGGTCGGGCACGGCGGTCATCGTCGCCTCCGCCGAGTCCGACGAGATCGCCGGCCTCTGCGACCGCGCGTACGTGCTCGTCGGCGACCGCGCCACCGAGATCGCGCGCACTGACGCTTTCGACGAGCACCTGCTCGACACCCTGCTCAGACTCGCGGATGACGCGACGAGCCTCCACACGGAAGGGATCCCCTCATGA
- a CDS encoding sugar ABC transporter substrate-binding protein yields MKTTSRTAALALGLAGILALSACAASAEPAADGGERKGALAMSFAGLDIPIWVDQLEIMEPIITEAGYEFLSDDPAWDIQTQVNDWENWIQRGDVKAIMGYPVQSDSMVAVTEKAQATGIPVLGYAGTWEGTSFGVLLDNYEDGVRLGEEAGEWIIENYGDGGTQPVALLGYWETDLGRERSEGIVAGLENSGADVSINEISVINLDGGYSAAQSQLAAEPDTKIWLGMASEPLQGAYQYLTDQGVAPDDPDMLLGALDATDEILDIVTIEDSIWRLSYILPARQLAEANAELLIAAADGTATEDILIESTRVTPENAADFYVDPR; encoded by the coding sequence ATGAAGACGACCTCCCGCACGGCCGCCCTTGCGCTCGGCCTCGCCGGCATCCTCGCCCTCTCCGCGTGCGCGGCAAGCGCCGAGCCCGCGGCGGACGGCGGCGAGCGCAAGGGCGCGCTGGCCATGAGCTTCGCTGGACTCGACATCCCGATCTGGGTCGACCAGCTCGAGATCATGGAGCCGATCATCACCGAGGCTGGGTATGAGTTCCTAAGCGACGACCCCGCCTGGGACATCCAGACCCAGGTCAACGACTGGGAGAACTGGATCCAGCGCGGCGACGTGAAGGCCATCATGGGCTACCCGGTGCAGTCCGACTCGATGGTCGCGGTGACCGAGAAAGCGCAGGCCACCGGCATCCCTGTGCTGGGCTACGCCGGCACCTGGGAGGGCACCTCGTTCGGCGTGCTCCTCGACAACTACGAGGACGGCGTTCGCCTCGGCGAGGAGGCGGGCGAGTGGATCATCGAGAACTACGGCGATGGGGGCACCCAGCCCGTCGCGCTCCTCGGCTACTGGGAAACCGACCTCGGGCGCGAGCGCAGCGAGGGCATCGTCGCGGGCCTCGAGAACAGCGGTGCGGATGTCAGCATCAACGAGATCTCGGTCATCAACCTCGACGGCGGCTACTCCGCCGCGCAGAGCCAGCTCGCCGCCGAACCCGATACCAAGATCTGGCTCGGGATGGCGTCGGAGCCGCTGCAGGGCGCGTACCAGTACCTGACCGACCAGGGCGTCGCACCTGACGACCCCGACATGCTGCTCGGCGCGCTCGACGCGACCGACGAGATCCTCGACATCGTCACCATCGAGGACTCGATCTGGCGCCTCAGCTACATCCTCCCCGCGCGCCAGCTGGCGGAGGCCAACGCCGAGCTGCTCATCGCCGCCGCCGACGGCACCGCGACCGAGGACATCCTGATCGAGTCCACCCGCGTCACGCCCGAGAACGCGGCCGACTTCTACGTGGACCCTCGGTAG